One genomic segment of Ignavibacteria bacterium includes these proteins:
- a CDS encoding pyridoxal-phosphate dependent enzyme, whose amino-acid sequence MIIPDKIELANLPTPIHAMFYEGFEILIKRDDYTGTEWTGNKIRKLEYLAFDALSKKANVLLTCGGIQSNHTRATACVAAKLGLRCILYLRGTDQKIVDGNLALSKLFGAEIKYVTSEEYNRIYSIAEKDIKKLAMQGLKGYFIHEGGSSEVGIWGYIEFVNELQKQLKKIKNKPSHLITAVGSGGTIAGLVLGKKLYNLKSKIVGFNVLKTSGDFEKITVELANRCSKKYKLRIKITSKDFEILDGYSTEGYENISDEKVSLLTEISQETGILFDPAYTGKAFYGMIDHFVYQGNEFNKLMFIHTGGLFGVFAKMKQYITNVEFGVLNAE is encoded by the coding sequence ATGATTATCCCAGACAAAATCGAACTTGCTAATCTTCCAACACCCATTCACGCTATGTTTTACGAGGGTTTTGAAATTCTTATAAAACGGGATGATTACACTGGAACTGAATGGACCGGGAATAAAATAAGGAAATTGGAATATCTCGCTTTCGACGCACTGAGCAAAAAGGCAAATGTGCTTTTAACTTGCGGCGGTATTCAGTCAAATCATACACGAGCAACAGCATGTGTTGCAGCTAAACTTGGATTAAGATGTATTTTATATCTTCGCGGAACTGACCAAAAAATTGTTGATGGAAATTTAGCCCTAAGCAAATTATTTGGCGCTGAAATAAAATACGTTACATCGGAGGAGTACAACCGAATTTATTCAATCGCAGAAAAAGATATCAAAAAATTAGCGATGCAAGGTTTGAAAGGTTATTTCATTCACGAGGGAGGATCATCGGAGGTTGGAATTTGGGGATACATCGAATTTGTTAATGAACTCCAAAAACAATTGAAAAAAATTAAAAACAAACCAAGTCATTTAATAACCGCCGTTGGTTCAGGCGGTACAATTGCTGGACTCGTTCTTGGAAAAAAACTTTATAATTTAAAGTCAAAAATCGTTGGATTTAATGTACTAAAGACATCCGGAGATTTTGAAAAAATTACTGTCGAACTTGCAAACAGATGTTCAAAAAAATATAAGCTCAGGATCAAAATCACTTCAAAGGATTTTGAAATTCTTGATGGCTACTCAACAGAAGGCTATGAAAATATTTCCGATGAAAAAGTGTCTCTCTTGACAGAGATTTCACAAGAAACCGGAATTTTATTCGATCCAGCTTATACAGGCAAAGCATTTTATGGAATGATAGATCATTTCGTTTACCAAGGAAATGAGTTCAATAAACTGATGTTCATACATACAGGCGGCTTGTTCGGTGTTTTTGCGAAGATGAAACAATATATAACAAATGTCGAATTCGGAGTGCTGAATGCAGAATAA
- the kdsB gene encoding 3-deoxy-manno-octulosonate cytidylyltransferase, producing the protein MSKILGVIPARYSSIRLPGKPLRMIGDKPMIQHTYESANKSVYLDRLVVLTDDQRIYKVVKDFGGQAELTHENLKSGTDRAAYFANENPEFDIIVNIQGDEPFIKREIIDKSIKPLLQIDEVQVSTAATNFQNESDLKNPSMPKVVVDKFGYALYFSRAIIPYAEKILDIKIFLRHIGLYVYRRDALLQINKLAQTQLEKMESLEQLRMIENGYKIKVEVFQDYDSISVDTDQDLIAANEFFKKLGNENSQAN; encoded by the coding sequence ATGTCCAAAATCCTAGGAGTTATTCCAGCCAGATATTCATCTATTCGTTTGCCAGGAAAGCCTTTGCGAATGATTGGCGATAAACCTATGATACAACACACATACGAATCTGCAAATAAATCCGTTTATCTTGACAGATTAGTTGTATTAACTGACGATCAGAGAATATATAAAGTAGTGAAAGACTTTGGCGGTCAAGCTGAGCTGACTCATGAAAATCTGAAAAGCGGGACGGACAGAGCTGCTTATTTTGCAAATGAAAATCCTGAATTCGACATTATTGTGAATATTCAAGGAGATGAACCTTTTATCAAAAGAGAAATAATTGACAAATCGATTAAACCTTTACTGCAAATAGATGAAGTTCAAGTTTCCACTGCTGCGACTAATTTTCAGAACGAATCGGATTTAAAAAATCCTTCGATGCCGAAAGTTGTTGTTGACAAATTCGGATATGCACTTTACTTTTCTCGGGCGATTATTCCATATGCAGAAAAAATCTTGGATATTAAAATTTTTCTAAGGCATATTGGACTCTACGTTTATAGAAGAGATGCTTTGCTCCAAATAAATAAACTTGCACAAACCCAGCTGGAGAAAATGGAAAGTCTTGAACAGCTCAGAATGATTGAAAATGGTTATAAAATCAAGGTCGAAGTTTTTCAAGATTATGATTCCATCTCTGTCGATACTGACCAAGATTTAATCGCAGCGAATGAATTTTTCAAGAAATTGGGAAATGAAAATTCTCAAGCAAATTGA
- the gatC gene encoding Asp-tRNA(Asn)/Glu-tRNA(Gln) amidotransferase subunit GatC — protein MAVTREEVKHIAKLAKLSLSEEEEVSFQKEMTSILNYMDKLNQINTENVEPLSHPIPVENVFRADKVEPSISRDEALKNAPDATQEFFKVPKVI, from the coding sequence ATGGCTGTAACTCGTGAAGAAGTAAAACATATTGCTAAGCTTGCTAAACTGAGTTTAAGTGAAGAAGAGGAAGTCAGTTTCCAAAAAGAAATGACCAGCATTCTTAATTACATGGATAAATTGAATCAAATTAATACTGAAAATGTAGAACCGCTTTCTCATCCGATCCCTGTTGAAAATGTTTTCCGCGCGGATAAAGTTGAACCTAGTATTTCAAGAGATGAGGCATTAAAGAATGCACCTGATGCAACACAAGAATTTTTCAAAGTGCCAAAGGTGATTTAA